The Papio anubis isolate 15944 chromosome 1, Panubis1.0, whole genome shotgun sequence genome window below encodes:
- the SZRD1 gene encoding SUZ domain-containing protein 1 isoform X5: protein MRRSLRAGKRRQTAGRKSKSPPKVPIVIQDDSLPAGPPPQIRILKRPTSNGVVSSPNSTSRPTLPVKSLAQREAEYAEARKRILGSASPEEEQEKPILDRPSSAFLPFRPTRISQPEDSRQPNNVIRQPLGPDGSQGFKQRR from the exons CAGGAAATCCAAatctcctcccaaagtgcccatTGTGATTCAGGACGATAGCCTTCCCGCGGGGCCCCCTCCACAGATCCGCATCCTCAAGAGGCCCACCAGCAACGGTGTGGTCAGCAGCCCCAACTCCACCAGCAGGCCCACCCTTCCGGTCAAGTCCCTAGCACAGCGAGAGGCCGAGTACGCCGAGGCCCGGAAGCGGATCCTGGGCAGTGCCAGCCCCgaggaggagcaggagaaacCCATCCTCGACAG GccttcctctgcttttcttcctttcaggCCAACCAGGATCTCCCAACCCGAAGACAGCAGGCAGCCCAATAATGTGATCAGACAGCCTTTGGGTCCTGATGGGTCACAAGGCTTCAAACAGCGCAGATAA
- the SZRD1 gene encoding SUZ domain-containing protein 1 isoform X2, whose amino-acid sequence MEDEEVAESWEEAADSGEIDRRLEKKLKITQKERKSKSPPKVPIVIQDDSLPAGPPPQIRILKRPTSNGVVSSPNSTSRPTLPVKSLAQREAEYAEARKRILGSASPEEEQEKPILDRPSSAFLPFRPTRISQPEDSRQPNNVIRQPLGPDGSQGFKQRR is encoded by the exons gaAATAGACAGACGGttggaaaaaaaactgaagatcACACAGAAAGAGAG GAAATCCAAatctcctcccaaagtgcccatTGTGATTCAGGACGATAGCCTTCCCGCGGGGCCCCCTCCACAGATCCGCATCCTCAAGAGGCCCACCAGCAACGGTGTGGTCAGCAGCCCCAACTCCACCAGCAGGCCCACCCTTCCGGTCAAGTCCCTAGCACAGCGAGAGGCCGAGTACGCCGAGGCCCGGAAGCGGATCCTGGGCAGTGCCAGCCCCgaggaggagcaggagaaacCCATCCTCGACAG GccttcctctgcttttcttcctttcaggCCAACCAGGATCTCCCAACCCGAAGACAGCAGGCAGCCCAATAATGTGATCAGACAGCCTTTGGGTCCTGATGGGTCACAAGGCTTCAAACAGCGCAGATAA
- the SZRD1 gene encoding SUZ domain-containing protein 1 isoform X1, with product MEDEEVAESWEEAADSGEIDRRLEKKLKITQKESRKSKSPPKVPIVIQDDSLPAGPPPQIRILKRPTSNGVVSSPNSTSRPTLPVKSLAQREAEYAEARKRILGSASPEEEQEKPILDRPSSAFLPFRPTRISQPEDSRQPNNVIRQPLGPDGSQGFKQRR from the exons gaAATAGACAGACGGttggaaaaaaaactgaagatcACACAGAAAGAGAG CAGGAAATCCAAatctcctcccaaagtgcccatTGTGATTCAGGACGATAGCCTTCCCGCGGGGCCCCCTCCACAGATCCGCATCCTCAAGAGGCCCACCAGCAACGGTGTGGTCAGCAGCCCCAACTCCACCAGCAGGCCCACCCTTCCGGTCAAGTCCCTAGCACAGCGAGAGGCCGAGTACGCCGAGGCCCGGAAGCGGATCCTGGGCAGTGCCAGCCCCgaggaggagcaggagaaacCCATCCTCGACAG GccttcctctgcttttcttcctttcaggCCAACCAGGATCTCCCAACCCGAAGACAGCAGGCAGCCCAATAATGTGATCAGACAGCCTTTGGGTCCTGATGGGTCACAAGGCTTCAAACAGCGCAGATAA